One window of the Aptenodytes patagonicus chromosome 5, bAptPat1.pri.cur, whole genome shotgun sequence genome contains the following:
- the LOC143161203 gene encoding fucose-1-phosphate guanylyltransferase-like isoform X4, whose translation MPVAGERSAARREAMGRRLARFAALRGGYSRRLPNAGALGKIFTALPFGDPIYQMLELKLAMYIDFPSHMKPGILITCSDDIELYSTGVEETITFDKPGFTALAHPSDLTVGTTHGVFVLDPSSFSGKGELEYTSCRHFLHKPDIETMRQCGAVCVRGNCSQLSSSGDDSDSEMDSGCVYTDSIFYMDHSIAKQLLTFYKQMGTLCCEIDAYGDFLQALGPGATQDYTKNTSNVTKEESQLVEVRQKLYSLLKGTTLNVIVLNNSKFYHIGTMQEYLFHFTSDSKLKFELDLLSVAFSIFSDKAETLDQSASIIQSILEPGCFIGPGSVIEYSRIGPEVSVGKNSIISGSYINLKVDIPSNCFLSSLSIKINDRVKYVSMVFSVEDDLKKSVKLLSDIHSLQFVGVSLLVCLDLWGVKISDQLFSSENTGLGLWTARIFPVCSTLSESVRTSLKMLNSVQHMSAFKLNGFKLLSVEEMLTYKDVEDMLKFRKQIYDEICLQRQKEKSDL comes from the coding sequence GTGGTTACAGTCGACGTTTACCAAATGCAGGTGCACTGGGAAAGATTTTCACAGCTTTGCCTTTTGGTGATCCCATTTACCAGATGTTGGAACTGAAGCTTGCCATGTACATTGATTTCCCCAGTCACATGAAACCAGGAATTCTCATTACATGTTCGGACGACATAGAACTTTACAGCACTGGAGTTGAAGAAACCATCACATTTGATAAACCTGGATTTACCGCATTAGCTCACCCTTCAGATTTGACAGTTGGGACCACTCACGGAGTGTTTGTTTTAGATCCAtccagtttttcaggaaaagGAGAACTTGAATACACATCTTGCCGTCATTTCCTGCACAAGCCCGATATTGAGACGATGCGCCAGTGTGGCGCAGTATGCGTAAGAGGGAATTGTTCTCAGCTAAGTTCCTCTGGAGACGACAGCGACTCAGAAATGGACTCAGGGTGTGTGTATACAGACAGTATATTTTACATGGATCATAGCATTGCAAAACAATTACTGACATTTTATAAGCAGATGGGCACGCTTTGCTGTGAAATAGATGCATATGGTGACTTCCTTCAGGCCCTGGGACCTGGAGCCACTCAAGATTACACAAAAAATACCAGTAACGTCACGAAAGAGGAATCACAGTTAGTAGAAGTACGGCAGAAGCTATACTCTCTTCTGAAAGGAACTACGCTTAATGTTATAGTCTTAAACAACTCTAAGTTCTATCACATTGGAACTATGCAagagtatttgtttcattttacatctgATAGCAAACTGAAATTTGAGCTCGACTTACTGTCTGTGGCTTTTAGCATCTTTTCTGACAAAGCTGAGACCTTGGATCAGTCAGCAAGTATCATTCAAAGCATACTTGAGCCTGGATGTTTTATAGGACCTGGATCCGTTATTGAATACTCTAGAATTGGACCTGAAGTCTCAGTAGGGAAGAACAGCATTATTAGCGGATCGTACATAAATTTGAAAGTAGACATACCTTCAAACTGTTTTCTGAGTTCATTAAGTATAAAAATTAACGATCGAGTAAAGTATGTAAGTATGGTGTTTAGTGTAGAAGATGACTTGAAAAAGAGTGTGAAATTGTTGTCAGATATACATTCACTCCAGTTTGTTGGAGTCAGCTTACTGGTATGTTTGGACCTCTGGGGTGTAAAGATTTCAGACCAGCTCTTCTCCAGTGAGAACACAGGTTTGGGGTTGTGGACTGCTaggatttttcctgtttgttctaCTTTAAGTGAATCAGTTAGAACgtcattaaaaatgttaaattctgtGCAGCACATGTCAGCTTTTAAATTGAATGGCTTTAAGCTCTTGTCTGTTGAAGAAATGCTCACCTACAAAGATGTAGAAGACATGTTGAAGTTTAGGAAGCAAATTTATGATGAAATCTGTctacaaagacaaaaagagaagtCTGATTTGTAG
- the LOC143161203 gene encoding fucose-1-phosphate guanylyltransferase-like isoform X3, protein MPVAGERSAARREAMGRRLARFAALRGNGGSTLHVLQCLEDLYGDKWTSFIVLLIHSGGYSRRLPNAGALGKIFTALPFGDPIYQMLELKLAMYIDFPSHMKPGILITCSDDIELYSTGVEETITFDKPGFTALAHPSDLTVGTTHGVFVLDPSSFSGKGELEYTSCRHFLHKPDIETMRQCGAVCVRGNCSQLSSSGDDSDSEMDSGCVYTDSIFYMDHSIAKQLLTFYKQMGTLCCEIDAYGDFLQALGPGATQDYTKNTSNVTKEESQLVEVRQKLYSLLKGTTLNVIVLNNSKFYHIGTMQEYLFHFTSDSKLKFELDLLSVAFSIFSDKAETLDQSASIIQSILEPGCFIGPGSVIEYSRIGPEVSVGKNSIISGSYINLKVDIPSNCFLSSLSIKINDRVKYVSMVFSVEDDLKKSVKLLSDIHSLQFVGVSLLVCLDLWGVKISDQLFSSENTGLGLWTARIFPVCSTLSESVRTSLKMLNSVQHMSAFKLNGFKLLSVEEMLTYKDVEDMLKFRKQIYDEICLQRQKEKSDL, encoded by the exons gaaatggTGGGTCAACCCTTCATGTTCTTCAATGCTTGGAAGATCTATATGGTGATAAATGGACTTCTTTTATTGTGCTGCTAATTCATTCTG GTGGTTACAGTCGACGTTTACCAAATGCAGGTGCACTGGGAAAGATTTTCACAGCTTTGCCTTTTGGTGATCCCATTTACCAGATGTTGGAACTGAAGCTTGCCATGTACATTGATTTCCCCAGTCACATGAAACCAGGAATTCTCATTACATGTTCGGACGACATAGAACTTTACAGCACTGGAGTTGAAGAAACCATCACATTTGATAAACCTGGATTTACCGCATTAGCTCACCCTTCAGATTTGACAGTTGGGACCACTCACGGAGTGTTTGTTTTAGATCCAtccagtttttcaggaaaagGAGAACTTGAATACACATCTTGCCGTCATTTCCTGCACAAGCCCGATATTGAGACGATGCGCCAGTGTGGCGCAGTATGCGTAAGAGGGAATTGTTCTCAGCTAAGTTCCTCTGGAGACGACAGCGACTCAGAAATGGACTCAGGGTGTGTGTATACAGACAGTATATTTTACATGGATCATAGCATTGCAAAACAATTACTGACATTTTATAAGCAGATGGGCACGCTTTGCTGTGAAATAGATGCATATGGTGACTTCCTTCAGGCCCTGGGACCTGGAGCCACTCAAGATTACACAAAAAATACCAGTAACGTCACGAAAGAGGAATCACAGTTAGTAGAAGTACGGCAGAAGCTATACTCTCTTCTGAAAGGAACTACGCTTAATGTTATAGTCTTAAACAACTCTAAGTTCTATCACATTGGAACTATGCAagagtatttgtttcattttacatctgATAGCAAACTGAAATTTGAGCTCGACTTACTGTCTGTGGCTTTTAGCATCTTTTCTGACAAAGCTGAGACCTTGGATCAGTCAGCAAGTATCATTCAAAGCATACTTGAGCCTGGATGTTTTATAGGACCTGGATCCGTTATTGAATACTCTAGAATTGGACCTGAAGTCTCAGTAGGGAAGAACAGCATTATTAGCGGATCGTACATAAATTTGAAAGTAGACATACCTTCAAACTGTTTTCTGAGTTCATTAAGTATAAAAATTAACGATCGAGTAAAGTATGTAAGTATGGTGTTTAGTGTAGAAGATGACTTGAAAAAGAGTGTGAAATTGTTGTCAGATATACATTCACTCCAGTTTGTTGGAGTCAGCTTACTGGTATGTTTGGACCTCTGGGGTGTAAAGATTTCAGACCAGCTCTTCTCCAGTGAGAACACAGGTTTGGGGTTGTGGACTGCTaggatttttcctgtttgttctaCTTTAAGTGAATCAGTTAGAACgtcattaaaaatgttaaattctgtGCAGCACATGTCAGCTTTTAAATTGAATGGCTTTAAGCTCTTGTCTGTTGAAGAAATGCTCACCTACAAAGATGTAGAAGACATGTTGAAGTTTAGGAAGCAAATTTATGATGAAATCTGTctacaaagacaaaaagagaagtCTGATTTGTAG
- the LOC143161203 gene encoding fucose-1-phosphate guanylyltransferase-like isoform X1: protein MPVAGERSAARREAMGRRLARFAALRGKAARPGEFWDVVAVTAADAEQALAYRQQLAEKLSRKELPLGARYHVFVDPPGPKIGNGGSTLHVLQCLEDLYGDKWTSFIVLLIHSGGYSRRLPNAGALGKIFTALPFGDPIYQMLELKLAMYIDFPSHMKPGILITCSDDIELYSTGVEETITFDKPGFTALAHPSDLTVGTTHGVFVLDPSSFSGKGELEYTSCRHFLHKPDIETMRQCGAVCVRGNCSQLSSSGDDSDSEMDSGCVYTDSIFYMDHSIAKQLLTFYKQMGTLCCEIDAYGDFLQALGPGATQDYTKNTSNVTKEESQLVEVRQKLYSLLKGTTLNVIVLNNSKFYHIGTMQEYLFHFTSDSKLKFELDLLSVAFSIFSDKAETLDQSASIIQSILEPGCFIGPGSVIEYSRIGPEVSVGKNSIISGSYINLKVDIPSNCFLSSLSIKINDRVKYVSMVFSVEDDLKKSVKLLSDIHSLQFVGVSLLVCLDLWGVKISDQLFSSENTGLGLWTARIFPVCSTLSESVRTSLKMLNSVQHMSAFKLNGFKLLSVEEMLTYKDVEDMLKFRKQIYDEICLQRQKEKSDL, encoded by the exons GGaaggccgcccgccccggcgaGTTCTGGGACGTCGTGGCGGTGACGGCCGCCGACGCGGAGCAGGCGCTCGCCTACCGACAGCAGCTGGCTGAGAAGCTGAGCAGAAAGGAACTGCCGCTGGGGGCGCGGTACCATGTTTTTGTGGATCCACCTGGACCGAAAATCG gaaatggTGGGTCAACCCTTCATGTTCTTCAATGCTTGGAAGATCTATATGGTGATAAATGGACTTCTTTTATTGTGCTGCTAATTCATTCTG GTGGTTACAGTCGACGTTTACCAAATGCAGGTGCACTGGGAAAGATTTTCACAGCTTTGCCTTTTGGTGATCCCATTTACCAGATGTTGGAACTGAAGCTTGCCATGTACATTGATTTCCCCAGTCACATGAAACCAGGAATTCTCATTACATGTTCGGACGACATAGAACTTTACAGCACTGGAGTTGAAGAAACCATCACATTTGATAAACCTGGATTTACCGCATTAGCTCACCCTTCAGATTTGACAGTTGGGACCACTCACGGAGTGTTTGTTTTAGATCCAtccagtttttcaggaaaagGAGAACTTGAATACACATCTTGCCGTCATTTCCTGCACAAGCCCGATATTGAGACGATGCGCCAGTGTGGCGCAGTATGCGTAAGAGGGAATTGTTCTCAGCTAAGTTCCTCTGGAGACGACAGCGACTCAGAAATGGACTCAGGGTGTGTGTATACAGACAGTATATTTTACATGGATCATAGCATTGCAAAACAATTACTGACATTTTATAAGCAGATGGGCACGCTTTGCTGTGAAATAGATGCATATGGTGACTTCCTTCAGGCCCTGGGACCTGGAGCCACTCAAGATTACACAAAAAATACCAGTAACGTCACGAAAGAGGAATCACAGTTAGTAGAAGTACGGCAGAAGCTATACTCTCTTCTGAAAGGAACTACGCTTAATGTTATAGTCTTAAACAACTCTAAGTTCTATCACATTGGAACTATGCAagagtatttgtttcattttacatctgATAGCAAACTGAAATTTGAGCTCGACTTACTGTCTGTGGCTTTTAGCATCTTTTCTGACAAAGCTGAGACCTTGGATCAGTCAGCAAGTATCATTCAAAGCATACTTGAGCCTGGATGTTTTATAGGACCTGGATCCGTTATTGAATACTCTAGAATTGGACCTGAAGTCTCAGTAGGGAAGAACAGCATTATTAGCGGATCGTACATAAATTTGAAAGTAGACATACCTTCAAACTGTTTTCTGAGTTCATTAAGTATAAAAATTAACGATCGAGTAAAGTATGTAAGTATGGTGTTTAGTGTAGAAGATGACTTGAAAAAGAGTGTGAAATTGTTGTCAGATATACATTCACTCCAGTTTGTTGGAGTCAGCTTACTGGTATGTTTGGACCTCTGGGGTGTAAAGATTTCAGACCAGCTCTTCTCCAGTGAGAACACAGGTTTGGGGTTGTGGACTGCTaggatttttcctgtttgttctaCTTTAAGTGAATCAGTTAGAACgtcattaaaaatgttaaattctgtGCAGCACATGTCAGCTTTTAAATTGAATGGCTTTAAGCTCTTGTCTGTTGAAGAAATGCTCACCTACAAAGATGTAGAAGACATGTTGAAGTTTAGGAAGCAAATTTATGATGAAATCTGTctacaaagacaaaaagagaagtCTGATTTGTAG
- the LOC143161203 gene encoding fucose-1-phosphate guanylyltransferase-like isoform X2 codes for MPVAGERSAARREAMGRRLARFAALRGKAARPGEFWDVVAVTAADAEQALAYRQQLAEKLSRKELPLGARYHVFVDPPGPKIGGYSRRLPNAGALGKIFTALPFGDPIYQMLELKLAMYIDFPSHMKPGILITCSDDIELYSTGVEETITFDKPGFTALAHPSDLTVGTTHGVFVLDPSSFSGKGELEYTSCRHFLHKPDIETMRQCGAVCVRGNCSQLSSSGDDSDSEMDSGCVYTDSIFYMDHSIAKQLLTFYKQMGTLCCEIDAYGDFLQALGPGATQDYTKNTSNVTKEESQLVEVRQKLYSLLKGTTLNVIVLNNSKFYHIGTMQEYLFHFTSDSKLKFELDLLSVAFSIFSDKAETLDQSASIIQSILEPGCFIGPGSVIEYSRIGPEVSVGKNSIISGSYINLKVDIPSNCFLSSLSIKINDRVKYVSMVFSVEDDLKKSVKLLSDIHSLQFVGVSLLVCLDLWGVKISDQLFSSENTGLGLWTARIFPVCSTLSESVRTSLKMLNSVQHMSAFKLNGFKLLSVEEMLTYKDVEDMLKFRKQIYDEICLQRQKEKSDL; via the exons GGaaggccgcccgccccggcgaGTTCTGGGACGTCGTGGCGGTGACGGCCGCCGACGCGGAGCAGGCGCTCGCCTACCGACAGCAGCTGGCTGAGAAGCTGAGCAGAAAGGAACTGCCGCTGGGGGCGCGGTACCATGTTTTTGTGGATCCACCTGGACCGAAAATCG GTGGTTACAGTCGACGTTTACCAAATGCAGGTGCACTGGGAAAGATTTTCACAGCTTTGCCTTTTGGTGATCCCATTTACCAGATGTTGGAACTGAAGCTTGCCATGTACATTGATTTCCCCAGTCACATGAAACCAGGAATTCTCATTACATGTTCGGACGACATAGAACTTTACAGCACTGGAGTTGAAGAAACCATCACATTTGATAAACCTGGATTTACCGCATTAGCTCACCCTTCAGATTTGACAGTTGGGACCACTCACGGAGTGTTTGTTTTAGATCCAtccagtttttcaggaaaagGAGAACTTGAATACACATCTTGCCGTCATTTCCTGCACAAGCCCGATATTGAGACGATGCGCCAGTGTGGCGCAGTATGCGTAAGAGGGAATTGTTCTCAGCTAAGTTCCTCTGGAGACGACAGCGACTCAGAAATGGACTCAGGGTGTGTGTATACAGACAGTATATTTTACATGGATCATAGCATTGCAAAACAATTACTGACATTTTATAAGCAGATGGGCACGCTTTGCTGTGAAATAGATGCATATGGTGACTTCCTTCAGGCCCTGGGACCTGGAGCCACTCAAGATTACACAAAAAATACCAGTAACGTCACGAAAGAGGAATCACAGTTAGTAGAAGTACGGCAGAAGCTATACTCTCTTCTGAAAGGAACTACGCTTAATGTTATAGTCTTAAACAACTCTAAGTTCTATCACATTGGAACTATGCAagagtatttgtttcattttacatctgATAGCAAACTGAAATTTGAGCTCGACTTACTGTCTGTGGCTTTTAGCATCTTTTCTGACAAAGCTGAGACCTTGGATCAGTCAGCAAGTATCATTCAAAGCATACTTGAGCCTGGATGTTTTATAGGACCTGGATCCGTTATTGAATACTCTAGAATTGGACCTGAAGTCTCAGTAGGGAAGAACAGCATTATTAGCGGATCGTACATAAATTTGAAAGTAGACATACCTTCAAACTGTTTTCTGAGTTCATTAAGTATAAAAATTAACGATCGAGTAAAGTATGTAAGTATGGTGTTTAGTGTAGAAGATGACTTGAAAAAGAGTGTGAAATTGTTGTCAGATATACATTCACTCCAGTTTGTTGGAGTCAGCTTACTGGTATGTTTGGACCTCTGGGGTGTAAAGATTTCAGACCAGCTCTTCTCCAGTGAGAACACAGGTTTGGGGTTGTGGACTGCTaggatttttcctgtttgttctaCTTTAAGTGAATCAGTTAGAACgtcattaaaaatgttaaattctgtGCAGCACATGTCAGCTTTTAAATTGAATGGCTTTAAGCTCTTGTCTGTTGAAGAAATGCTCACCTACAAAGATGTAGAAGACATGTTGAAGTTTAGGAAGCAAATTTATGATGAAATCTGTctacaaagacaaaaagagaagtCTGATTTGTAG